From a single Flavobacteriales bacterium genomic region:
- a CDS encoding TonB-dependent receptor → MIQQDPTRAVLSPAQKARRINYDPDLYGTFAEIGVGQETVRHFFRAGGASQTIAKAMSAYDKDFSNAIYGPEPGNRFVCESRLKNMIRHEYGLIVDRLSRKDHPTKTFFSFANTIAGSTFERPHSGHGWIGVRFQTGPEDPTSDIILHIRLHDPDITLQQESIGALGVNLLYGALFNHNDTNELMHSLYDNVSRHVIEIDMIQMNGPAFAQVDNRLLSLQLVKRGYTDAVLFGPDGQNLQASEALYKKNILAIRGSFRPVTKVNIDMIMNGYNMYIKEQRVDRQNLQVLFEITLSNLREDTGDVDEKDFIDRADILCSLGQTVMISNYQEYYKLVDYFSRYTKARMGLIMGVNNLIDVFDEKYYRNLNGGMLEAFGILFTRDLKIYVYPSRQSEQDDIMRLESMPVHPRLQPLYDYLLFNKRLVNIESFDPKVLHIFSKQVLEMIRTNASGWEDMVPPYVDNMIKDNKLFGYVPKKDGVDA, encoded by the coding sequence ATGATCCAACAGGACCCCACACGCGCCGTTCTAAGTCCGGCCCAGAAAGCGCGTAGGATCAACTATGACCCCGATCTGTATGGCACGTTCGCAGAGATCGGTGTTGGTCAGGAAACGGTTCGCCATTTCTTCAGAGCTGGCGGGGCTTCGCAGACCATCGCGAAGGCCATGTCCGCTTATGACAAGGACTTCAGTAACGCTATTTACGGGCCGGAACCGGGTAACCGTTTCGTGTGTGAAAGCAGATTGAAGAACATGATCCGCCATGAATATGGCTTGATCGTTGATCGTCTTTCGCGCAAGGACCATCCAACGAAGACCTTTTTCAGTTTTGCGAACACCATTGCCGGTTCAACTTTTGAGCGACCTCACAGTGGACATGGCTGGATCGGTGTACGATTCCAGACAGGACCGGAAGATCCAACAAGTGATATCATCCTCCACATCCGACTGCATGATCCGGATATCACCTTGCAACAAGAAAGCATTGGTGCATTGGGAGTGAATTTATTATATGGCGCATTGTTCAATCACAATGACACGAACGAGCTGATGCACAGCTTGTATGACAACGTAAGCAGACATGTGATAGAGATCGACATGATCCAGATGAACGGCCCTGCCTTTGCACAGGTGGACAATCGTTTGTTGAGCTTGCAGTTGGTAAAGCGCGGGTACACGGATGCCGTACTCTTCGGTCCCGATGGACAGAACCTACAGGCAAGCGAAGCATTGTACAAGAAGAACATCCTTGCGATCCGTGGAAGTTTCCGTCCTGTCACGAAAGTGAACATCGACATGATCATGAACGGCTACAACATGTACATCAAGGAACAGCGTGTAGACCGTCAGAATCTGCAGGTATTGTTCGAGATCACGTTGAGCAACTTGCGCGAGGATACCGGTGATGTGGACGAAAAGGACTTCATTGATCGTGCTGATATCCTCTGTTCATTAGGACAGACCGTGATGATCAGCAACTACCAGGAATACTACAAACTGGTGGATTACTTCAGCCGCTATACCAAGGCACGCATGGGCTTGATCATGGGCGTGAACAACCTCATTGACGTATTCGACGAGAAATACTACCGGAACTTGAACGGCGGTATGTTGGAGGCTTTCGGAATCCTCTTCACACGAGATCTGAAGATCTATGTCTATCCGAGCCGTCAGTCTGAACAAGATGATATTATGCGATTGGAGAGCATGCCTGTCCATCCACGCTTACAGCCGCTGTACGACTACTTGCTGTTCAACAAACGCTTGGTGAACATCGAGAGCTTCGACCCCAAGGTCCTACACATCTTCAGCAAACAAGTGCTGGAAATGATCCGCACCAATGCGAGTGGTTGGGAAGATATGGTCCCACCCTACGTGGATAACATGATCAAGGACAATAAGTTGTTCGGTTATGTTCCCAAGAAGGACGGTGTTGACGCGTAG
- a CDS encoding DUF4846 domain-containing protein, producing the protein MPITSFLPLVLAFFCACGTSAKPSVLDEHPSATLTPAIGESSGTTVATRFSPPENCNRIEVAPNSFGAYLRAIPLKPAGTNVILYNGTQKSRQDVHAAVIDISVGEKDLQQCADAIIRLRAEYLYSSGKQGEITFNFTNGFAASWKRWSQGERINVTGNRCAWMNTAKPDDSHEQLLNYLERVFTYAGTLSLSKELKPCSDKPMQIGDVFIHGGSPGHAVVVFDIAKDEKGRTYFMLAQSYMPAQNIHVLQNLGSPELGAWFLVGEGDQLRTPEWTFDWSDRKCW; encoded by the coding sequence ATGCCGATCACTTCTTTCTTGCCCTTGGTCCTTGCCTTTTTCTGTGCTTGCGGAACCAGCGCTAAGCCCAGTGTTCTTGATGAACACCCTTCAGCGACGCTCACGCCAGCAATTGGCGAAAGCTCCGGAACAACAGTAGCAACGCGGTTTTCTCCACCAGAGAACTGTAATCGGATCGAAGTAGCACCCAATTCATTTGGAGCTTACCTCCGAGCAATTCCACTAAAACCCGCTGGCACCAACGTCATTCTTTACAATGGAACGCAGAAATCAAGGCAAGATGTTCATGCTGCCGTGATCGACATTTCCGTAGGTGAAAAGGACCTGCAACAATGCGCGGATGCCATCATCCGACTTCGTGCGGAATACCTGTATTCAAGCGGGAAACAGGGGGAGATCACCTTCAACTTCACCAATGGTTTTGCAGCGAGTTGGAAGCGATGGTCTCAAGGTGAACGCATCAATGTAACTGGCAATAGATGCGCATGGATGAACACGGCAAAACCTGATGACTCGCACGAACAACTCCTGAATTATTTGGAACGCGTTTTCACTTACGCAGGCACCTTATCATTGAGCAAAGAGCTAAAGCCGTGTTCTGATAAGCCAATGCAGATCGGTGATGTGTTCATACACGGCGGTTCGCCAGGACATGCAGTTGTTGTGTTTGACATTGCAAAAGACGAGAAAGGCAGGACCTACTTCATGCTGGCCCAGAGTTACATGCCTGCACAGAATATTCATGTGTTGCAGAACCTTGGAAGCCCAGAATTGGGAGCTTGGTTCTTGGTAGGTGAAGGTGACCAATTACGGACACCTGAATGGACGTTTGATTGGAGTGATCGGAAGTGTTGGTGA
- a CDS encoding LemA family protein has product MIILLVILGLIVLVAFYAIGIYNQLVKLKNLVAEAWSGIDVQLKKRYDLIPNLVETVKGYATHEKETFENVTRARAAAQQATTVEGQQAAENALKGSLVNLMAVAERYPELKANTNFLDLQNKLSEVEGDIEKARRYYNGNVREQNTLIESFPSNVVANSFGFAKSVFFELENQAEKQAPSVKFS; this is encoded by the coding sequence ATGATCATATTACTTGTTATCCTCGGACTCATCGTGCTCGTGGCCTTCTACGCCATTGGGATCTACAACCAGCTGGTAAAGTTGAAGAACTTGGTGGCTGAGGCATGGAGCGGCATCGATGTGCAGTTGAAGAAACGCTACGACCTGATCCCCAACTTGGTAGAAACGGTGAAAGGCTATGCCACCCATGAGAAGGAAACGTTCGAGAACGTGACCCGCGCCCGCGCAGCAGCACAGCAAGCCACCACGGTGGAAGGCCAGCAAGCGGCGGAGAACGCATTGAAAGGCTCGCTCGTGAACCTGATGGCCGTGGCCGAACGCTATCCCGAACTGAAGGCGAACACGAACTTCTTGGACCTGCAGAACAAATTGTCCGAAGTGGAAGGCGACATCGAAAAAGCGCGGCGCTACTACAACGGCAATGTGCGCGAGCAGAATACATTGATCGAATCCTTCCCGAGCAACGTGGTCGCCAATTCGTTCGGCTTTGCGAAGTCCGTGTTCTTCGAGTTGGAGAACCAAGCGGAGAAGCAGGCACCTTCCGTAAAGTTCTCGTGA
- a CDS encoding DUF2207 domain-containing protein, whose protein sequence is MRRWLLLASVIGVLSAHGQSERINSFHTDLTVAPDGQLTVTEEITIHAEGDQFKRGIVRKLPLRFQDHNGRQHRVTYELSAVEIFGATSPYHTATEGDDFLLYVGSEGNFLEPGDYPYRITYTTKGQVGFFTEYDEIYWNVSGNGWDFPIDSISATIHLPASAQVKQTACYTGSFGSTERNCTDSINDAHTVTFQGRALQNYEGLTVAVGFQKGVVAEPPPPTFFELHAVALVGGGITLLLLLYYFVTWKRFGRDPDIPTVIPLFEPPDGLSPASVGMVMEGGFENRLITPAMIDLAVKGLIRIDEKKEDHLLGLITKETYTIVRLKGATGLPKEEDELYTRLFNSVPEGFVFDGTYDPRVQSMAAAFKSTLTTQWNTFLNKGNNVKFWLIPILLVVVCVIALVVLANMFWGDRDAVYIVVFVVANLILLIFYIYLIKKPSLEKQALRSRLLGFKMYLSAAEEKQLQHFNPPTMTPEIFEKYLPYAIAFKVEKIWGDRFQDLIANALIDKSYHPGWYSGSIMNYGAFSQHMNSSLSSSVSSSSTPPSSSGGSGGGGSSGGGGGGGGGGGW, encoded by the coding sequence ATGCGGCGCTGGCTGCTGCTGGCTTCGGTGATCGGTGTGCTTTCAGCGCATGGCCAATCCGAACGGATCAATTCCTTTCACACAGACCTCACCGTTGCACCCGATGGGCAGTTGACGGTGACCGAGGAGATCACCATCCATGCGGAAGGCGACCAGTTCAAGCGTGGCATCGTGCGGAAGCTTCCACTTCGCTTTCAGGACCACAACGGTCGGCAACATCGGGTGACGTACGAACTCAGCGCGGTGGAAATTTTCGGTGCAACATCGCCGTACCACACCGCTACCGAGGGCGACGATTTCTTGCTCTACGTAGGGTCGGAGGGCAACTTCTTGGAACCCGGCGATTACCCTTACCGCATCACTTACACCACCAAAGGTCAGGTCGGTTTCTTTACCGAGTACGACGAGATCTATTGGAACGTGAGCGGCAATGGTTGGGACTTCCCGATCGACAGCATTTCGGCGACCATTCATTTACCCGCTTCGGCCCAAGTGAAGCAGACAGCATGTTACACGGGTTCTTTCGGCTCCACGGAAAGGAACTGCACCGATTCGATCAACGATGCACATACAGTCACTTTCCAAGGTCGCGCCCTGCAGAACTACGAAGGCCTGACGGTGGCCGTGGGTTTCCAGAAAGGCGTAGTGGCCGAACCGCCGCCACCGACCTTCTTCGAGCTGCATGCTGTGGCGCTGGTGGGCGGTGGCATCACGTTGCTGCTCTTGCTCTACTACTTTGTCACGTGGAAGCGCTTCGGTCGTGATCCGGACATTCCCACCGTGATCCCGTTGTTCGAGCCGCCGGATGGACTATCACCGGCATCGGTCGGTATGGTGATGGAAGGTGGTTTTGAGAACAGACTGATCACACCTGCCATGATCGATCTGGCCGTGAAGGGACTGATCCGCATCGACGAGAAAAAGGAGGATCATTTGCTCGGTCTCATAACGAAGGAGACGTATACCATCGTGCGGCTGAAGGGAGCCACGGGCCTGCCCAAGGAGGAGGACGAACTCTATACGCGGTTGTTCAACTCAGTGCCGGAAGGCTTTGTTTTCGACGGCACCTATGACCCGCGCGTTCAAAGCATGGCTGCCGCGTTCAAGAGCACATTGACCACCCAGTGGAACACCTTCCTCAACAAAGGCAACAACGTGAAGTTCTGGCTGATCCCGATCCTCTTGGTTGTCGTTTGTGTCATCGCTCTTGTGGTACTGGCCAACATGTTCTGGGGCGATCGTGATGCCGTGTACATCGTAGTCTTCGTGGTGGCGAACCTCATCCTTCTCATTTTTTACATCTACCTCATCAAAAAGCCCAGCCTTGAAAAGCAGGCGCTGCGTTCGCGGCTATTGGGTTTCAAAATGTACCTGAGCGCGGCGGAAGAAAAACAGCTCCAGCATTTCAATCCGCCTACGATGACGCCCGAGATCTTTGAGAAGTATTTGCCCTACGCCATCGCGTTCAAAGTGGAGAAGATCTGGGGCGATCGCTTTCAGGACCTGATCGCCAACGCCCTCATCGACAAGAGCTACCACCCTGGCTGGTACAGCGGTTCCATCATGAACTACGGCGCGTTCTCCCAGCACATGAACTCCTCGCTTAGCAGCAGTGTCAGCTCTTCGAGCACGCCGCCTTCCAGCAGTGGTGGGTCTGGTGGTGGTGGATCTAGCGGCGGCGGAGGCGGTGGCGGTGGCGGTGGTGGGTGGTAG
- a CDS encoding type II toxin-antitoxin system RelE/ParE family toxin yields the protein MNYELVLRSKARLDIVHGDTWYQRKSIGLGDRFLLELQRCFEQIGSNPSGFRNIHGEFRQAQVNVFPYVVIFRVVNETVVVMRVFHTGQHPHKKFRI from the coding sequence ATGAATTATGAGCTCGTCCTTCGGTCGAAGGCCAGACTCGATATTGTCCATGGGGATACGTGGTATCAGCGGAAAAGTATCGGACTCGGTGATCGTTTCCTATTAGAATTACAGCGCTGTTTTGAACAGATAGGCTCGAACCCCAGCGGATTCCGAAATATCCATGGGGAATTCAGACAGGCCCAAGTGAATGTATTTCCTTATGTCGTCATATTTCGCGTTGTGAACGAAACGGTTGTCGTTATGCGCGTTTTTCACACGGGGCAGCATCCGCACAAGAAATTTAGAATTTGA
- a CDS encoding WD40 repeat domain-containing protein, whose protein sequence is MELTNTYTGHKGPIYSLTPGRDGKFLSGSGDGSVVEWNSSGPDEGELIVTVSKAVFSLRLLADKRTLLIGNEIGGLHVIDLERKQEVQLFEVHQKGIFDIAELGDGKIACTGGDGSLSIWNLTADREAPLTLYRQIPIADEKLRQMAVSPDFKLLAITCGDGTVRIVDTEIYNELYTLEIHPKGATCVAYHPTKPVLISGGKDGHLRFWHCGENYRALYVVPAHGGTIYSIAFNAKGNQCATASRDKTIKLWEPNSFDPIGRLERSNHGHTHSVNALLWLGDRLITGSDDRSIRVWA, encoded by the coding sequence ATGGAATTAACGAACACCTATACCGGTCATAAAGGCCCGATCTATTCGCTAACACCCGGTCGAGATGGCAAATTCCTCAGTGGTAGCGGGGATGGCAGCGTGGTGGAATGGAACAGTTCCGGTCCAGATGAAGGCGAATTGATCGTAACGGTGAGTAAAGCGGTTTTCAGTCTGCGCTTATTGGCGGACAAAAGGACGTTGTTGATCGGCAACGAGATCGGTGGTCTGCATGTGATCGATCTGGAGAGGAAGCAGGAAGTACAGTTGTTCGAGGTCCATCAGAAAGGCATCTTCGACATTGCTGAGTTAGGAGATGGAAAAATTGCATGCACCGGTGGCGATGGCTCGTTAAGCATATGGAACCTCACGGCCGATCGTGAAGCACCGTTGACCTTATACCGACAGATCCCGATAGCGGATGAAAAGCTGCGTCAAATGGCGGTAAGCCCCGACTTTAAGTTGCTGGCGATAACCTGCGGGGATGGGACGGTACGCATTGTGGATACGGAGATATACAACGAACTGTATACGCTGGAGATCCATCCGAAGGGTGCTACCTGTGTGGCGTACCACCCTACCAAACCTGTGTTGATCAGCGGTGGAAAAGATGGTCATTTACGTTTCTGGCATTGTGGTGAGAACTACCGTGCACTTTATGTGGTACCAGCACATGGCGGCACGATCTACTCCATCGCATTCAATGCCAAAGGGAACCAATGTGCCACAGCAAGTCGGGACAAGACCATTAAGCTTTGGGAACCAAATTCATTCGATCCAATTGGACGATTGGAAAGATCTAACCATGGTCATACCCATTCGGTGAACGCGTTGCTATGGCTTGGCGATCGGTTGATCACCGGTAGCGATGACAGGTCCATTCGGGTGTGGGCATGA
- a CDS encoding SDR family oxidoreductase, with protein sequence MAERSEHILVTGGSGFIGSHVCDALIAVGYTVRCMDNFATSDPENVEHLFSHDRFELFEGDIRSLADCEKGVSGIDRVIHLAALGSVPRSIAAPIPSHDTNLTGFLNVLESARTAKSVKRFVYASSSSVYGDSKELPKKEPNIGKPLSPYAVTKAGNEHYADLYYQLYGFPTVGLRFFNVFGERQDPEGPYAAAIPKFISSFLRHQEPTVHGDGHQSRDFTYVGNAVQAVLRAMESTDKRCEGEVFNVAYGSRVDLLELIGSLRNELAKIDPAISKVGIKHIEERPGDIRDSLADISKARDILGFAPEFDLQKGLERAVPWYVKNWGG encoded by the coding sequence ATGGCTGAGAGGTCCGAACATATTCTTGTGACCGGCGGCTCTGGATTCATCGGGAGTCATGTGTGCGATGCCTTGATCGCAGTAGGCTATACGGTGCGCTGCATGGACAATTTCGCCACCAGCGATCCTGAGAATGTCGAACACCTTTTTTCTCATGATCGATTCGAATTGTTCGAGGGCGATATTCGCTCCTTGGCCGATTGCGAGAAGGGCGTGAGTGGCATTGACCGTGTGATCCATTTGGCGGCATTGGGATCCGTACCACGGTCCATTGCTGCACCGATCCCAAGCCATGATACCAACCTCACTGGTTTCCTGAACGTGTTGGAAAGTGCGCGTACCGCAAAGTCGGTCAAACGGTTCGTGTATGCGAGTAGCTCCAGTGTCTATGGTGATTCGAAAGAGTTGCCGAAGAAAGAACCGAACATCGGTAAGCCGCTTTCGCCGTATGCCGTAACCAAAGCAGGCAACGAGCATTACGCTGACCTCTACTACCAACTCTATGGCTTCCCGACCGTAGGACTGCGGTTCTTCAATGTCTTCGGCGAGCGTCAAGATCCGGAAGGCCCCTATGCGGCAGCCATTCCGAAATTCATCAGCAGCTTCTTGCGCCATCAGGAACCGACAGTGCACGGCGATGGGCATCAATCACGCGACTTCACCTACGTTGGCAATGCGGTGCAAGCCGTTTTAAGAGCAATGGAGTCAACGGATAAGCGTTGCGAAGGCGAAGTATTCAATGTGGCCTATGGCTCGCGCGTTGATCTATTGGAGTTGATTGGATCACTGCGGAATGAACTTGCCAAGATCGACCCTGCAATTTCCAAGGTGGGTATTAAGCACATCGAAGAACGTCCCGGTGATATCCGCGATTCGTTGGCCGATATTTCAAAGGCCCGTGATATCCTTGGGTTCGCCCCTGAATTCGATCTTCAAAAAGGATTGGAACGGGCGGTGCCGTGGTATGTGAAGAATTGGGGAGGCTAG
- the rny gene encoding ribonuclease Y: MDIISILVGLLGGILAGGGIAFVALNNANKKQATGILKEAEAEGEALKKEKIVQAKEKFLELKEEHEKEVRERERQLIQSQDKAKQREQQLSRQHQEVVNKDKQLERLKEELEQKVIGLDKRREEMDKMHQKQVDQLENISGLNADDAKKQLVESLRDEARTAAMSTIKDITEEAKLTANKEAKKIVIQTIQRVATEHAVENSVSVFHIENDEHKGRIIGREGRNIRALEEATGVEIIVDDTPGAIILSCFDSVRREIARLSLHQLVKDGRIHPARIEEIVSKTKKHLEEEIMEVGKRTCIDLGIHGLHNELIRMVGRMKYRSSYGQNLLQHSREVANLSAIMASELGLNPKAAKRAGLLHDIGKVPDEDPELPHAILGMKLAEKYGEKPDVCNAIGAHHDEIEMTTLLSPIVQACDAISGARPGARREATEAYIQRLKDLESIALSYNGVTKAFAIQAGRELRVMVESERMNDAQTDELSMQIADRIMNEMTYPGQVKITVIRERRSVSVAK; encoded by the coding sequence GAGGCATATTGGCTGGCGGAGGCATAGCATTCGTAGCCCTGAACAACGCGAACAAAAAGCAAGCTACCGGCATTCTGAAGGAAGCCGAGGCTGAAGGTGAAGCGCTCAAGAAAGAAAAGATCGTACAGGCCAAGGAGAAGTTCCTGGAACTGAAGGAAGAGCACGAGAAAGAAGTTCGCGAGCGTGAGCGGCAGTTGATCCAAAGTCAGGACAAGGCCAAGCAGCGTGAGCAACAACTAAGCCGCCAACACCAGGAAGTGGTGAATAAGGACAAGCAGCTGGAGCGCTTGAAAGAAGAGTTGGAGCAGAAGGTGATCGGTCTGGACAAGCGCCGAGAGGAGATGGATAAAATGCACCAGAAACAGGTGGATCAGCTGGAGAATATCAGCGGATTGAATGCAGATGATGCCAAGAAACAACTGGTTGAAAGCTTGCGTGATGAAGCGCGAACAGCCGCTATGTCAACCATCAAGGACATTACCGAAGAAGCCAAATTGACCGCCAATAAGGAGGCGAAGAAGATCGTGATCCAAACGATACAGCGCGTTGCGACTGAGCATGCTGTTGAGAATTCAGTGAGTGTCTTCCACATTGAGAATGACGAGCACAAAGGCCGGATCATTGGGCGAGAGGGACGGAATATCAGAGCGTTGGAGGAAGCAACAGGCGTGGAGATCATTGTGGATGATACGCCCGGCGCGATCATCTTAAGCTGTTTCGATTCCGTACGTCGTGAGATCGCACGTTTGTCCTTGCATCAGTTGGTGAAGGATGGGCGTATCCATCCGGCGCGTATCGAAGAGATCGTTTCCAAGACCAAAAAGCATTTGGAGGAAGAGATCATGGAGGTTGGCAAACGCACGTGTATCGACTTAGGCATTCACGGACTCCACAACGAACTGATCCGCATGGTCGGCCGCATGAAGTACCGCAGCTCCTACGGACAGAATCTCTTGCAGCACAGCCGTGAAGTTGCCAATTTGAGCGCTATCATGGCGAGTGAATTGGGACTGAATCCTAAAGCCGCAAAACGCGCAGGTTTGCTCCATGATATTGGAAAAGTACCCGACGAGGATCCAGAATTACCGCATGCTATCCTGGGTATGAAGCTTGCCGAGAAGTATGGTGAGAAACCCGATGTGTGCAATGCCATTGGTGCGCACCATGATGAGATCGAGATGACCACATTGTTGTCACCCATAGTACAAGCGTGTGATGCGATCAGCGGAGCACGGCCTGGAGCGCGACGTGAGGCAACCGAAGCGTATATCCAGCGTCTGAAAGATCTGGAGAGCATTGCGTTGAGCTATAACGGCGTTACGAAAGCATTCGCTATCCAAGCTGGACGTGAGTTACGCGTAATGGTGGAAAGCGAGCGTATGAACGATGCACAAACGGATGAACTAAGCATGCAGATCGCTGATCGGATCATGAACGAGATGACCTATCCCGGACAAGTGAAGATCACCGTGATCCGCGAACGCCGATCTGTTTCCGTGGCGAAGTGA